One Apodemus sylvaticus chromosome 23, mApoSyl1.1, whole genome shotgun sequence genomic window carries:
- the LOC127673755 gene encoding sperm motility kinase Z-like, which yields MYSDSDSESSESDTVVTMFEEEVFTRQYMVLKTLGQGGTSDVRLCSHRLTGAPVAVKALLRERWSDPTVPEADIMKMLSHPNIVSLVQIIETEHTTYLIMEVARGEELLKRVRDAGCLKEDEARGIFVQLLSAIGYCHGKGVVHRDIKPDNIIVGEDGKATLIDFSLGDTFLPGQKLERLCGAFQFIAPEIFRGLPYDGTKVDMWALGVILYYMTTGFLPFGGGTLSELSNKVMNGKYRTPDHLSDDIRSMISLLLTVNPRQRPNAQELVSHPWLQQGGKTLTFYYNSDTRFPDPDIMGAMESIGFHSQDIREALKHKEFDETRATYHLLKSLANQDDGNYVQRDVTNPGVTPFPSPTDPSTYPLPPRRRASEPSLKIRVPSTGQRPGETNAPVAPKKTPPMGSRQQRRMTAPCICIATYTVVEVIETLDNTFSSSSQFDKAPSESERRRPFTPRPPQPQGWAKWKKRISNCIRTLCCCCMSPDTTSRRKVCPQKREDTPKVTRSTRHLSGKITINPFALQFEMLLALLKAAFYSKFNDPITFRGVVAREGIHKSSVAILAVRHMYALRGNVTAGARDGGNLSTPVPIAGPEPASEDGAEGAGGVLCEFKEGG from the exons ATGTACTCCGATAGTGACTCGGAGTCATCAGAGTCCGACACTGTGGTCACCATGTTCGAGGAGGAGGTGTTCACCAGGCAGTATATGGTGTTGAAGACCTTGGGCCAGGGTGGCACTTCCGATGTGAGGCTGTGCTCCCACCGCCTTACAGGAGCCCCAGTTGCTGTCAAGGCTCTTTTGAGGGAGAGGTGGTCGGACCCAACAGTGCCCGAAGCGGACATTATGAAAATGCTCAGTCACCCAAACATCGTCTCGCTTGTGCAAATAATTGAGACAGAACATACAACTTACTTAATTATGGAAGTTGCCAGAGGAGAAGAGCTACTTAAACGAGTCCGGGACGCTGGATGCCTGAAAGAAGATGAAGCTAGGGGCATATTTGTTCAGCTGCTCAGTGCCATAGGCTACTGTCATGGTAAAGGTGTGGTGCACAGGGACATAAAGCCTGACAATATCATAGTAGGTGAGGATGGAAAGGCTACACTTATTGATTTCAGCCTCGGAGACACATTCCTACCTGGACAAAAACTGGAAAGGCTGTGTGGAGCCTTCCAGTTCATTGCTCCAGAGATCTTCCGAGGCCTACCCTACGATGGCACAAAAGTAGATATGTGGGCCTTGGGggtcattttatattatatgaccACCGGATTCCTGCCATTTGGAGGAGGAACACTGTCGGAACTGAGCAACAAGgtgatgaatggaaaataccGTACACCGGATCATCTCTCAGACGATATTAGGAGCATGATTAGCCTCCTGCTAACTGTCAACCCAAGGCAGAGGCCAAATGCGCAAGAACTCGTAAGCCATCCATGGCTCCAGCAAGGGGGAAAGACTTTGACATTCTATTACAACAGTGACACCAGATTCCCAGACCCTGATATAATGGGGGCCATGGAAAGCATTGGCTTTCATTCCCAAGACATAAGAGAAGCTTTAAAACACAAGGAGTTTGACGAAACTAGGGCTAcataccatttattgaaaagcctGGCAAATCAGGATGATGGCAATTATGTGCAAAGAGATGTCACTAACCCAGGAGTGACACCTTTCCCTTCACCAACAGACCCTAGCACttaccctctgcctcccaggagaagGGCCAGTGAACCTTCCCTTAAAATACGAGTGCCATCTACTGGACAACGTCCTGGGGAGACAAATGCCCCTGTTGCACCCAAGAAGACACCCCCTATGGGCAGTCGTCAGCAAAGAAGAATGACTGCCCCATGCATCTGCATCGCTACTTACACTGTCGTGGAAGTAATCGAAACCCTCGATAACACCTTCTCCTCTAGCTCCCAGTTCGACAAGGCCCCAAGTGAGTCAGAAAGAAGGAGACCTTTTACTCCAAGACCCCCGCAGCCTCAGGGATGGGCCAAATGGAAGAAACGAATTTCGAATTGCATCAGGACTCTATGCTGCTGCTGCATGTCACCTGACACAACAAGCCGGAGGAAGGTGTGCCCCCAAAAAAGAGAGGACACCCCGAAGGTGACAAGAAGTACAAGGCATCTTTcag GAAAAATAACCATCAACCCATTTGCCCTACAATTTGAGATGCTGCTGgctcttttaaaagcagctttttactCCAAGTTTAAC GATCCCATTACCTTCAGGGGAGTTGTAGCTCGAGAGGGAATCCATAAGAGCTCAGTTGCCATTCTTGCTGTGAGGCATATGTATGCTCTGAGGGGAAATGTCACTGCAGGGGCCAGAGATGGGGGCAACTTGTCAACTCCAGTCCCCATAGCTGGTCCAGAACCAGCCTCAGAAGATGGGGCTGAAGGGGCCGGTGGTgtcctctgtgaattcaaagaagGAGGGTAG